A part of Acidobacteriota bacterium genomic DNA contains:
- a CDS encoding PQQ-binding-like beta-propeller repeat protein, protein MPNARTRLIAVAIAAFCSAAAGFTVALQAEDWPQWRGVNRDAIWRDTGIIDRFPEGGLRATWRVPIRGGFAGPAVAGGRVFVLDYQETPGSRTMDGHERLLVLDEETGAELWQAEWPATYRNIHIKFANGPRVTPTVDGDHVYILGAAGMLSCFDVASGGLVWRVDTTVDYDVTVPAFGVSQAPLVEGDVLIAQLGGEPDAMVVAFDRATGEERWRAIEARYEPGYSSPIVIEEGGVRQLIVWHAGGVASLDPATGEAWWEYEFVVPSGLTISTPVRSGRYLLVSQIENGGLMLALNPDRPAARPLWEGANPDRTDHPPQGATLGTAVMVDGVMYGLSGYGEFRGVDAATGEHLWSTWDMTPLERWGNSYLVQHEDRVLVINETGELLIARFTPGGYEEIDRTLLMTPNMQTQGGASGRWDNRPVLWAHPAFANQHVVVRNETEVARLSMAASDYE, encoded by the coding sequence ATGCCGAACGCACGCACACGTCTCATTGCTGTTGCCATTGCTGCCTTCTGCTCCGCCGCGGCCGGATTCACGGTTGCCCTCCAGGCCGAGGACTGGCCGCAGTGGCGCGGCGTCAACCGCGACGCCATATGGCGCGACACCGGCATCATCGACCGCTTCCCGGAGGGCGGCCTGCGCGCCACGTGGCGGGTCCCGATCCGCGGCGGGTTCGCCGGTCCGGCGGTGGCCGGCGGACGGGTCTTCGTTCTCGATTATCAGGAGACGCCCGGCAGCCGGACGATGGATGGCCACGAGCGGCTGCTGGTGCTCGACGAGGAGACCGGAGCCGAGCTCTGGCAGGCGGAATGGCCCGCCACCTACCGGAACATCCACATCAAGTTCGCGAACGGGCCGCGGGTCACACCGACGGTGGATGGCGACCACGTGTACATCCTGGGCGCGGCCGGCATGCTGTCGTGCTTCGACGTGGCGAGCGGCGGTCTGGTCTGGCGGGTCGACACCACCGTCGACTACGACGTGACGGTTCCCGCCTTCGGCGTCTCGCAGGCGCCGCTGGTCGAGGGGGACGTGCTGATCGCGCAGCTCGGCGGCGAACCCGACGCGATGGTGGTGGCGTTCGATCGGGCGACCGGCGAGGAACGGTGGCGTGCCATCGAGGCGAGGTACGAGCCGGGTTACTCGTCGCCAATCGTCATCGAGGAGGGCGGTGTCCGGCAGTTGATCGTCTGGCACGCCGGCGGGGTCGCCTCGCTCGATCCGGCGACCGGCGAGGCCTGGTGGGAGTACGAGTTCGTGGTCCCGAGCGGCTTGACGATCAGCACGCCGGTCCGGAGCGGACGCTACCTGCTGGTGTCGCAGATCGAGAACGGCGGCCTGATGCTGGCCCTCAATCCCGACCGGCCGGCGGCGAGGCCGCTCTGGGAGGGGGCCAACCCCGATCGGACCGATCATCCGCCGCAAGGGGCGACGCTCGGCACCGCGGTGATGGTCGATGGCGTGATGTACGGCCTCAGTGGCTACGGCGAGTTCCGCGGCGTCGACGCGGCGACCGGCGAGCACCTCTGGTCCACCTGGGACATGACGCCGCTGGAACGGTGGGGGAATTCCTACCTCGTCCAGCACGAAGACCGCGTCTTGGTCATCAACGAGACCGGTGAGCTGCTGATTGCGCGGTTCACCCCCGGCGGCTACGAGGAGATCGACCGCACCCTGCTGATGACGCCGAACATGCAGACGCAGGGCGGCGCCTCCGGCCGCTGGGACAACCGGCCGGTCCTCTGGGCCCATCCCGCCTTCGCCAACCAGCACGTCGTGGTCCGGAACGAGACAGAGGTGGCCCGTCTCTCGATGGCGGCCAGCGACTACGAATAG
- a CDS encoding helix-turn-helix transcriptional regulator has translation MAGSLTETAQALKAARLAKGMSQRELSARSGLTQAHISRIENAAVDVRLPNLIELARVLDLEMMLVPRPLAPAVRDIIRSHRSADGRPSARSRPRPAYRLDDDEDAARGRR, from the coding sequence ATGGCCGGATCGCTGACGGAAACGGCGCAGGCACTCAAGGCCGCCAGGCTCGCCAAGGGTATGAGCCAGCGCGAACTGAGCGCCCGAAGCGGACTCACGCAGGCGCATATTTCCAGGATTGAGAACGCCGCGGTAGACGTCCGCCTGCCGAACCTGATCGAACTGGCCCGCGTCCTCGACCTGGAGATGATGTTGGTTCCGCGCCCACTGGCGCCGGCCGTCCGCGACATCATCCGGTCGCACCGATCAGCTGACGGTCGGCCTTCGGCACGGTCGCGGCCGAGGCCAGCCTATCGTCTGGATGACGACGAGGACGCCGCCCGTGGCCGACGTTGA
- a CDS encoding DUF1552 domain-containing protein, with protein sequence MITRRQALRIGGFGALGATLPGGALPAWAAQEAPPRRLVLVSHCHGWPYETWRMRADGVSETAPWELDLTRLDVSAFSQPLAPLFPHRRRILALDGLSLATAELDTGGNRHDRGWIHAWTGNNANFAARDTRSTSASLDQLVAAHIARPDRMPSLELSVDAALEAGRPIAYTPGGMRLPVENTPPGAWDRVFGPASSGDAVGARRRMALDFAHREYRSLAPRMHGAARARLDSHFGLVERLGGRLEGLATLDCEAPSRPAAAFEQYDRRFDAFADIIAAAFSCDITRVATLTLGEMPTAEFGAAAISDKVHKGIAHYIYDDPAKYAAMTDYVEHHARQVARLVGALEAIPEGDGGSVMDHTLIVWGSELGDGWHGYRHYCPVLIGGEWAFTTGRYLYWPHTTPAEMRVPSQVIARGSTNLCGQPHQRLLVSVARAMGLDVDQVGLGFVRGQRGDFIDVTGPLDRLSV encoded by the coding sequence ATGATTACGAGGCGGCAGGCGCTCCGGATCGGCGGTTTCGGCGCTCTCGGGGCGACGCTACCGGGCGGTGCGCTCCCGGCGTGGGCCGCGCAGGAGGCGCCGCCGCGCCGGCTGGTCCTTGTCAGCCACTGCCATGGCTGGCCGTACGAGACGTGGCGCATGCGCGCCGACGGTGTCTCCGAGACGGCGCCGTGGGAACTCGACCTGACCCGGCTCGACGTGTCGGCGTTCAGCCAGCCGCTGGCGCCGCTCTTCCCGCACCGCCGCCGGATCCTCGCCCTCGACGGCCTCTCGCTCGCGACGGCGGAGCTCGACACCGGCGGCAACCGTCATGACCGGGGCTGGATCCACGCCTGGACTGGCAACAACGCCAACTTCGCGGCCCGCGACACGCGATCCACATCGGCCTCGCTCGATCAGCTCGTGGCGGCGCACATCGCGCGGCCCGACCGGATGCCGTCCCTCGAGCTGTCCGTCGATGCGGCGCTCGAGGCGGGCCGACCCATCGCCTATACGCCGGGCGGGATGCGCCTGCCGGTGGAGAACACGCCACCCGGGGCGTGGGACCGCGTCTTCGGCCCCGCCTCGTCGGGCGACGCGGTTGGCGCCCGCCGCCGGATGGCGCTCGACTTCGCGCACCGCGAGTACCGCTCCCTCGCCCCACGCATGCACGGCGCCGCGCGGGCGCGGCTCGATTCGCACTTCGGCTTGGTGGAGCGCCTCGGCGGGCGGCTCGAAGGGCTCGCCACGCTTGACTGCGAGGCCCCGTCGCGGCCCGCCGCCGCCTTCGAGCAGTACGATCGCCGCTTCGATGCGTTCGCGGACATCATCGCCGCCGCGTTCAGTTGCGACATCACGCGGGTCGCCACCCTCACGCTGGGCGAGATGCCTACCGCCGAGTTCGGGGCCGCCGCCATCAGCGACAAGGTGCACAAGGGAATCGCGCACTACATCTACGACGATCCGGCGAAGTACGCCGCGATGACCGACTACGTGGAGCATCACGCCCGCCAGGTGGCGCGCCTCGTCGGCGCGCTCGAGGCGATCCCGGAAGGGGATGGCGGATCCGTGATGGACCACACGCTCATTGTCTGGGGCTCCGAGCTGGGGGACGGCTGGCACGGCTACCGCCACTACTGCCCGGTGCTCATCGGCGGCGAGTGGGCGTTTACCACCGGCCGGTACCTCTACTGGCCGCACACGACTCCCGCCGAGATGCGGGTGCCGTCGCAGGTCATCGCGCGCGGTTCGACGAACCTGTGCGGCCAGCCGCACCAGCGACTGCTGGTGAGCGTCGCGCGCGCGATGGGGCTCGATGTCGATCAGGTCGGCCTCGGCTTCGTCCGCGGCCAGCGGGGTGACTTCATCGACGTGACCGGACCGCTCGACCGGCTTTCCGTCTGA